The following proteins come from a genomic window of Lycium ferocissimum isolate CSIRO_LF1 chromosome 4, AGI_CSIRO_Lferr_CH_V1, whole genome shotgun sequence:
- the LOC132051912 gene encoding O-fucosyltransferase 29 isoform X1 produces the protein MGMAKYSCGVLANTQKQHFLFSCWSRRPISCTTLCGLMLFALGLISLFTGHVASNLELYSHSFGRGAWFYKQDGGTPIDIWKSRYSTSYYGCSERGPRFASAVSVRSSNGYLLIATSGGLNQQRTGITDAVVVARILNATLVVPELDHNSFWKDDSDFVNIFDVKWFISYLAKDVTVVKRVPEKVMRSMGKPPYTMRVPRKSEPEYYLDQVLPVLLRRRVLQLTKFDYRLANDLDEELQKLRCRVNYHALRFTKPIRNFGQKLVVRMRKMARRFIAVHLRFEPDMLAFSGCYYGGGDKERYELGEIRKRWATLPELSPDEERTRGRCPLTPHEVGLMLRALGFKNDTYLYVASGEVYGGEKTLQPLKELFPNFYTKEIVAGDELKPFLPYSSRLAAIDYIVCDESDVFVTNNNGNMAKILAGSRRYMGHKRTIRPNAKRLSALFMARNKMDWDTFSRKVKSCQSGFMGEPEEMRPGRGEFHEFPSSCICKTPFNHSNFIDK, from the exons ATGGGTATGGCGAAATATAGTTGTGGGGTATTGGCTAATACTCAGAAACAGCATTTCTTGTTTAGCTGTTGGTCAAGGCGACCCATCTCATGTACCACACTTTGTGGGTTAATGTTGTTTGCCTTAGGATTGATATCTCTCTTTACCGGACACGTGGCGTCCAATCTTGAATTGTACTCTCACAGTTTCGGCAGAGGTGCTTGGTTCTACAAACAG GATGGAGGTACGCCAATTGATATTTGGAAGTCAAGGTATTCAACTTCTTACTATGGATGCAGTGAGAGAGGCCCTCGTTTTGCTT CTGCTGTGAGTGTGCGTTCTTCAAATGGATATCTACTTATTGCAACTAGCGGAGGACTCAACCAACAAAGGACTGGA ATAACCGATGCTGTAGTTGTTGCGCGAATTCTTAACGCCACTTTAGTTGTACCTGAGTTGGATCATAATTCATTTTGGAAGGATGATAG TGATTTTGTCAACATCTTTGATGTTAAATGGTTCATCTCTTACCTTGCAAAGGATGTCACTGTTGTTAAAAGAGTTCCAGAGAAGGTCATGAGGTCAATGGGAAAACCTCCATATACCATGCGTGTTCCTAGAAAATCAGAACCTGAATATTACTTGGACCAAGTATTGCCAGTACTCTTAAGGAGGCGT GTTCTTCAGTTGACAAAATTTGATTATCGGCTTGCTAATGACCTTGATGAAGAGCTACAAAAGTTACGTTGCCGTGTGAATTATCATGCTTTAAGATTCACTAAGCCCATAAGGAATTTTGGTCAGAAACTTGTAGTGCGTATGCGAAAGATGGCAAGACGTTTCATTGCAGTTCATTTGAG GTTTGAACCTGATATGCTAGCATTTTCCGGGTGCTATTACGGCGGGGGTGATAAGGAAAGATACGAATTGGGTGAGATAAGAAAAAGATGGGCTACTTTACCT GAGCTGAGCCCCGATGAAGAGCGAACACGAGGAAGATGCCCCCTGACACCCCATGAAGTTGGGCTTATGCTGCGGGCACTTGGCTTCAAAAATGACACATACCTTTATGTTGCATCTGGTGAAGTATATGGTGGAGAAAAAACTCTGCAGCCTCTAAAAGAGCTGTTTCCAAACTTCTATACCAAAGAGATAGTTGCTGGTGATGAGCTGAAACCTTTTCTTCCCTACTCTTCTCGTCTTGCAGCAATTGACTACATTGTATGTGATGAAAGTGATGTCTTTGTCACCAACAATAATGGGAACATGGCTAAGATCCTTGCTGGTAGTAG GAGGTACATGGGGCACAAGAGGACCATCAGACCAAATGCCAAAAGACTCAGTGCTTTATTCATGGCTCGAAATAAGATGGACTGGGACACATTCTCTAGAAAGGTTAAATCATGCCAAAGTGGATTCATGGGAGAACCTGAGGAAATGAGACCGGGACGTGGagagtttcatgaatttccatcctCGTGTATCTGTAAGACACCATTCAATCATTCAAATTTCATAGACAAATAA
- the LOC132051912 gene encoding O-fucosyltransferase 29 isoform X3, translating into MGMAKYSCGVLANTQKQHFLFSCWSRRPISCTTLCGLMLFALGLISLFTGHVASNLELYSHSFGRGAWFYKQDGGTPIDIWKSRYSTSYYGCSERGPRFASAVSVRSSNGYLLIATSGGLNQQRTGVLQLTKFDYRLANDLDEELQKLRCRVNYHALRFTKPIRNFGQKLVVRMRKMARRFIAVHLRFEPDMLAFSGCYYGGGDKERYELGEIRKRWATLPELSPDEERTRGRCPLTPHEVGLMLRALGFKNDTYLYVASGEVYGGEKTLQPLKELFPNFYTKEIVAGDELKPFLPYSSRLAAIDYIVCDESDVFVTNNNGNMAKILAGSRRYMGHKRTIRPNAKRLSALFMARNKMDWDTFSRKVKSCQSGFMGEPEEMRPGRGEFHEFPSSCICKTPFNHSNFIDK; encoded by the exons ATGGGTATGGCGAAATATAGTTGTGGGGTATTGGCTAATACTCAGAAACAGCATTTCTTGTTTAGCTGTTGGTCAAGGCGACCCATCTCATGTACCACACTTTGTGGGTTAATGTTGTTTGCCTTAGGATTGATATCTCTCTTTACCGGACACGTGGCGTCCAATCTTGAATTGTACTCTCACAGTTTCGGCAGAGGTGCTTGGTTCTACAAACAG GATGGAGGTACGCCAATTGATATTTGGAAGTCAAGGTATTCAACTTCTTACTATGGATGCAGTGAGAGAGGCCCTCGTTTTGCTT CTGCTGTGAGTGTGCGTTCTTCAAATGGATATCTACTTATTGCAACTAGCGGAGGACTCAACCAACAAAGGACTGGA GTTCTTCAGTTGACAAAATTTGATTATCGGCTTGCTAATGACCTTGATGAAGAGCTACAAAAGTTACGTTGCCGTGTGAATTATCATGCTTTAAGATTCACTAAGCCCATAAGGAATTTTGGTCAGAAACTTGTAGTGCGTATGCGAAAGATGGCAAGACGTTTCATTGCAGTTCATTTGAG GTTTGAACCTGATATGCTAGCATTTTCCGGGTGCTATTACGGCGGGGGTGATAAGGAAAGATACGAATTGGGTGAGATAAGAAAAAGATGGGCTACTTTACCT GAGCTGAGCCCCGATGAAGAGCGAACACGAGGAAGATGCCCCCTGACACCCCATGAAGTTGGGCTTATGCTGCGGGCACTTGGCTTCAAAAATGACACATACCTTTATGTTGCATCTGGTGAAGTATATGGTGGAGAAAAAACTCTGCAGCCTCTAAAAGAGCTGTTTCCAAACTTCTATACCAAAGAGATAGTTGCTGGTGATGAGCTGAAACCTTTTCTTCCCTACTCTTCTCGTCTTGCAGCAATTGACTACATTGTATGTGATGAAAGTGATGTCTTTGTCACCAACAATAATGGGAACATGGCTAAGATCCTTGCTGGTAGTAG GAGGTACATGGGGCACAAGAGGACCATCAGACCAAATGCCAAAAGACTCAGTGCTTTATTCATGGCTCGAAATAAGATGGACTGGGACACATTCTCTAGAAAGGTTAAATCATGCCAAAGTGGATTCATGGGAGAACCTGAGGAAATGAGACCGGGACGTGGagagtttcatgaatttccatcctCGTGTATCTGTAAGACACCATTCAATCATTCAAATTTCATAGACAAATAA
- the LOC132054485 gene encoding zinc finger protein ZAT1-like — MSMEKHKCKLCSRKFSSGKAMGGHMRSHLRSLPLPPKTPPQNQDSGGGLSESTLSLYSVEEIEEEKHLGSYVLRENPKKSSKIVDPEFLDAGSVVHDKDQSETESTKKPTRRRSKRTRRMFMSEEKSVDDVKKEKSLSSFSDTSPEEDVAVCLMMLSKDVWRNSHDQKQGKYYQCEICNKVLKSSQALGSHKTIHKKNNSSCIEEENIKGKSKENLRQLRVKNVDDEKVHECPFCGKIYGSGQALGGHKRSHILSSSITGSSSSKVGDSLMDSSSGKFPFGFIDLNMPAPMEDEDFSVS, encoded by the coding sequence ATGAGTATGGAAAAGCATAAATGTAAGCtatgttcaagaaaattctcaAGTGGTAAAGCTATGGGTGGTCATATGAGGTCTCATTTAAGGTCTCTACCACTTCCACCAAAAACTCCACCACAAAATCAAGATTCTGGTGGTGGTCTTAGTGAATCAACTCTGTCACTCTATTCAGTTGAGGAAATTGAAGAAGAGAAACATTTGGGTAGTTATGTGTTAAgagaaaatccaaaaaagagTTCCAAGATTGTAGATCCTGAGTTTTTGGATGCTGGTTCAGTTGTACATGATAAAGATCAAAGTGAAACTGAGTCAACTAAGAAACCAACAAGGAGAAGATCTAAAAGAACTAGAAGAATGTTCATGTCTGAAGAAAAATCAGTTGATGATGTTAAAAAGGAGAAATCCTTAAGTTCATTTTCAGATACTTCACCTGAAGAAGATGTTGCTGTATGTTTAATGATGCTTTCTAAAGATGTATGGAGAAATTCACATGACCAAAAACAAGGCAAGTACTACCAATGTGAGATTTGTAACAAAGTGTTGAAATCTTCACAAGCTTTAGGAAGTCATAAAACAATTCACAAGAAAAACAACAGTTCTTGCATTGAAGAAGAGAACATTAAGgggaaatcaaaagaaaatttgagGCAATTGAGAGTGAAGAATGTGGATGATGAGAAAGTGCATGAATGTCCATTTTGTGGGAAAATATATGGGTCAGGTCAAGCACTTGGTGGACATAAAAGATCACATATATTGAGTTCATCAATAACTGGTTCTTCATCATCAAAAGTTGGTGATAGTTTAATGGATTCAAGTTCTGGTAAATTCCCATTTGGGTTTATAGATCTTAACATGCCAGCTCCAATGGAAGACGAAGATTTTAGTGTTTCTTGA
- the LOC132051912 gene encoding O-fucosyltransferase 29 isoform X2, with translation MGMAKYSCGVLANTQKQHFLFSCWSRRPISCTTLCGLMLFALGLISLFTGHVASNLELYSHSFGRGAWFYKQDGGTPIDIWKSRYSTSYYGCSERGPRFASAVSVRSSNGYLLIATSGGLNQQRTGITDAVVVARILNATLVVPELDHNSFWKDDSDFVNIFDVKWFISYLAKDVTVVKRVPEKVMRSMGKPPYTMRVPRKSEPEYYLDQVLPVLLRRRVLQLTKFDYRLANDLDEELQKFEPDMLAFSGCYYGGGDKERYELGEIRKRWATLPELSPDEERTRGRCPLTPHEVGLMLRALGFKNDTYLYVASGEVYGGEKTLQPLKELFPNFYTKEIVAGDELKPFLPYSSRLAAIDYIVCDESDVFVTNNNGNMAKILAGSRRYMGHKRTIRPNAKRLSALFMARNKMDWDTFSRKVKSCQSGFMGEPEEMRPGRGEFHEFPSSCICKTPFNHSNFIDK, from the exons ATGGGTATGGCGAAATATAGTTGTGGGGTATTGGCTAATACTCAGAAACAGCATTTCTTGTTTAGCTGTTGGTCAAGGCGACCCATCTCATGTACCACACTTTGTGGGTTAATGTTGTTTGCCTTAGGATTGATATCTCTCTTTACCGGACACGTGGCGTCCAATCTTGAATTGTACTCTCACAGTTTCGGCAGAGGTGCTTGGTTCTACAAACAG GATGGAGGTACGCCAATTGATATTTGGAAGTCAAGGTATTCAACTTCTTACTATGGATGCAGTGAGAGAGGCCCTCGTTTTGCTT CTGCTGTGAGTGTGCGTTCTTCAAATGGATATCTACTTATTGCAACTAGCGGAGGACTCAACCAACAAAGGACTGGA ATAACCGATGCTGTAGTTGTTGCGCGAATTCTTAACGCCACTTTAGTTGTACCTGAGTTGGATCATAATTCATTTTGGAAGGATGATAG TGATTTTGTCAACATCTTTGATGTTAAATGGTTCATCTCTTACCTTGCAAAGGATGTCACTGTTGTTAAAAGAGTTCCAGAGAAGGTCATGAGGTCAATGGGAAAACCTCCATATACCATGCGTGTTCCTAGAAAATCAGAACCTGAATATTACTTGGACCAAGTATTGCCAGTACTCTTAAGGAGGCGT GTTCTTCAGTTGACAAAATTTGATTATCGGCTTGCTAATGACCTTGATGAAGAGCTACAAAA GTTTGAACCTGATATGCTAGCATTTTCCGGGTGCTATTACGGCGGGGGTGATAAGGAAAGATACGAATTGGGTGAGATAAGAAAAAGATGGGCTACTTTACCT GAGCTGAGCCCCGATGAAGAGCGAACACGAGGAAGATGCCCCCTGACACCCCATGAAGTTGGGCTTATGCTGCGGGCACTTGGCTTCAAAAATGACACATACCTTTATGTTGCATCTGGTGAAGTATATGGTGGAGAAAAAACTCTGCAGCCTCTAAAAGAGCTGTTTCCAAACTTCTATACCAAAGAGATAGTTGCTGGTGATGAGCTGAAACCTTTTCTTCCCTACTCTTCTCGTCTTGCAGCAATTGACTACATTGTATGTGATGAAAGTGATGTCTTTGTCACCAACAATAATGGGAACATGGCTAAGATCCTTGCTGGTAGTAG GAGGTACATGGGGCACAAGAGGACCATCAGACCAAATGCCAAAAGACTCAGTGCTTTATTCATGGCTCGAAATAAGATGGACTGGGACACATTCTCTAGAAAGGTTAAATCATGCCAAAGTGGATTCATGGGAGAACCTGAGGAAATGAGACCGGGACGTGGagagtttcatgaatttccatcctCGTGTATCTGTAAGACACCATTCAATCATTCAAATTTCATAGACAAATAA